Genomic segment of Paenibacillus sp. FSL R5-0623:
ATACGTATAATGCCGTTCGTTATGGAGAGAAAGCTCCCAATCATTCCGATATGGTTGAGATTGACCGAATCTGGAGATCTTATCGAAGTAAATAAGTCCGGAATCCCTTTACTTTTCTTGTCACGTTCAAGTATCATGAGAGGAATACACAAGTTGGTCAGAAAAGGAGCAGACATTAATGAAGACAAATCATTGCAAAATTGTAGATTGTACGATCCGTGATGGCGGATTGGTGAATAATTGGGACTTTAGCGTGGACTTTGTTCAACAGCTATATGCTGGATTGAATGAAGCTGGCGTTGATTATATGGAAATTGGATATAAGAACTCTCCGAAGTTGCTTAAAGGTGCCGAGGAAGCAGGACCATGGCGTTTCCTGAACGATGATTTCCTGCGTAAAGTTATTCCTCAAAAAGGCAATACCAAACTGTCTGCACTGGTTGACGTAGGTCGTGTGGACGAAAATGATATCTTGCCTCGCAGTGAGAGCATGCTGGATCTGATCCGGGTTGCCTGCTACAGCAAAGATGTAGACAAGGCACTTGCACTGGTTCAAACATTCCATGATCGTGGATATGAAACCACACTGAATATTATGGCACTCTCCAATGTTATGGAGAATGAATTGCTGGAAGCATTTGAATTGATCAAAGAAAGCGCTGTGGATGTTGTTTACATTGTAGACTCCTACGGCAGCTTGGATCATAATGATGTGAAATATCTGGTAGAGAAGTTCAAGACTCACTTGCCTAACAAGCGTCTTGGTGTTCACACACATAATAATATGCAGCTTGCGTTTTCTAACACATTGGTTGCGGCAGAACTTGGCGTTGAACTGCTTGATGCTTCTGTGTA
This window contains:
- a CDS encoding aldolase catalytic domain-containing protein, which gives rise to MKTNHCKIVDCTIRDGGLVNNWDFSVDFVQQLYAGLNEAGVDYMEIGYKNSPKLLKGAEEAGPWRFLNDDFLRKVIPQKGNTKLSALVDVGRVDENDILPRSESMLDLIRVACYSKDVDKALALVQTFHDRGYETTLNIMALSNVMENELLEAFELIKESAVDVVYIVDSYGSLDHNDVKYLVEKFKTHLPNKRLGVHTHNNMQLAFSNTLVAAELGVELLDASVYGMGRAAGNCPTELLVAHLKGTKYNLRPVLGVLEQLMVPLREKEEWGYILPYMITGALDEHPRSAMAIRSSEDKDKVVDFYDKLTTPEVNFDK